A part of Primulina eburnea isolate SZY01 chromosome 10, ASM2296580v1, whole genome shotgun sequence genomic DNA contains:
- the LOC140803508 gene encoding LOW QUALITY PROTEIN: dihydrolipoyllysine-residue acetyltransferase component 2 of pyruvate dehydrogenase complex, mitochondrial-like (The sequence of the model RefSeq protein was modified relative to this genomic sequence to represent the inferred CDS: inserted 1 base in 1 codon; deleted 1 base in 1 codon), with translation MTCASRFFSHSKKFRHAHIVLRNDHAILMRWFANDARPSVDKVDKISRFSQHGHVNEHGISKFSSGGCFNVGNGAGNPTKVSAMEMLRGNVRARKMHPPAIGIVFSSRQPITARSFSTDGGLPPHQAIGMPSLSPTMTEGNIARWLKKEGDKVSTGEVLCEVETDKATVEMECMXEGYLAKILHGDGSSGIKVGEIIAITVEEEEDVAKFKDYTPSTSDAAPEPKAPSAPTPPKKETEEAPVASQEPKASKPTAPSSGGDRVFASPLAKKLAEDHNISLSNIRGTGPGGRIVKADIEDYLASHGKEVSQAHKLDKTTSGDLDYTDIPHTQIRKITASRLLQSKQTIPHYYLTVDTCVDKLMELRGQLNALQEASGGKRISVNDLVIKAAALALRKVPQCNSSWTNDFIRQYHNVNINVAVQTDNGLYVPVIRDADRKGLSKISDEVKHLAQKAKDNSLKPEDYEGGTFTVSNLGGPFGIKQFCAIINPPQSGILAVGSAERRVVPGTGPDQYRFASFMTVTLSCDHRVIDGAIGAEWLKAFKGYIENPASMLL, from the exons ATGACTTGCGCTTCTCGATTTTTCAGTCACTCCAAAAAG TTCAGGCATGCCCATATTGTTCTAAGAAATGATCATGCAATCTTGATGCGCTGGTTTGCCAATGATGCCAGACCGTCTGTTGATAAAGTAGATA AAATTTCAAGGTTCAGCCAACATGGTCATGTGAACGAGCATGGTATTTCTAAGTTCTCCAGTGGAGGTTGCTTTAATGTCGGTAATGGAGCGGGAAATCCTACCAAG GTATCAGCTATGGAAATGCTCAGGGGAAATGTGAGAGCAAGGAAGATGCATCCACCAGCTATTGGGATAGTGTTTAGCAG TCGACAACCAATTACAGCCAGAAGTTTTTCAACTGATGGAG GTCTTCCACCACACCAAGCGATTGGGATGCCTTCTCTGTCGCCTACAATGACAGAG GGTAATATTGCAAGGTGGCTGAAGAAAGAGGGTGATAAAGTTTCTACAGGAGAAGTGCTTTGTGAAGTGGAGACC GACAAAGCTACAGTTGAAATGGAGTGCA GAGAGGGATATCTTGCAAAAATTTTACACGGGGATGGATCAAGTGGGATTAAAGTTGGTGAG ATTATTGCCATAACCGTCGAAGAAGAGGAGGATGTTGCAAAATTTAAAGACTACACACCTTCGACTTCAGATGCTGCTCCTGAACCAAAAGCACCTTCTGCTCCTACTCCACCAAAGAAAGAGACCGAAGAAGCGCCTGTTGCTTCACAAGAGCCAAAAGCTTCCAAGCCCACTGCACCTTCTTCAGGAGGAGATCGCGTTTTTGCTAGTCCTCTCGCCAAGAAACTAGCGGAAGATCATAAT ATATCTCTTTCAAATATCAGAGGAACTGGTCCAGGAGGGCGCATTGTAAAGGCTGATATTGAAGATTATCTTG CCTCTCATGGCAAGGAAGTCTCACAAGCTCACAAGCTTGACAAGACAACCTCTGGTGACCTAGATTACACGGACATCCCTCATACACAAATTAGAAAG ATTACAGCATCACGATTGTTGCAATCAAAGCAAACCATCCCGCACTATTACCTCACTGTTGATACATGTGTTGACAAGCTTATGGA ACTGCGCGGCCAGCTAAATGCATTGCAAGAAGCTTCAGGTGGAAAAAGGATATCTGTCAATGATCTTGTGATTAAG GCTGCTGCCCTAGCTCTTAGAAAAGTCCCTCAGTGCAATAGTTCATGGACCAATGACTTTATTCGCCA GTATCACAATGTGAATATCAACGTCGCAGTGCAAACAGATAATGGATTGTATGTGCCAGTAATTAGG GATGCTGACAGGAAAGGTTTATCCAAAATTTCCGACGAAGTCAAGCATTTAGCTCAGAAGGCAAAAGATAACAGCTTGAAACCAGAAGATTACGAG GGGGGCACATTCACCGTATCAAACTTAGGA GGCCCATTTGGTATTAAGCAATTCTGTGCTATCATCAATCCACCTCAATCAGGCATTCTAGCCGTTGGTTCTG CTGAGAGGAGGGTAGTACCTGGTACCGGTCCTGACCAGTATAGATTTGCTTCATTCATGACGGTAACATTGAGCTGTGATCATCGAGTTATTGATG GTGCCATTGGTGCGGAATGGCTGAAGGCTTTCAAAGGTTACATCGAGAATCCTGCGTCGATGTTGCTTTAA